From Demequina capsici, one genomic window encodes:
- a CDS encoding aldo/keto reductase: protein MTSSAMTLPRIGLGCMSLSHAYGVAPPPEQGERMLREALDAGVRLLDTATLYGGGRNEELVGRALKGRRDQVVLASKGGMAMVDGVRTIDGRPETLRAQVDASLTRLEVERIDLYYLHRWDRNVPIGESVGALAEAVDAGKIGAIGLSEVSVVRLREALEVAPIAAVQNEYSLWSRNPELGMVDATREAGVALVAFSPVARGFLADAIADPDALAPQDIRRPMPRFQPDHWPANAALLPAWRALAAEAGCTPAQLALAWVLSRGSHVTAIPGTTNIAHLREDMAALHMTVDLAVLARAGELIDTATVSGPRYAAQQSAEVDAESFDDDARGRRRPGGS, encoded by the coding sequence GTGACGTCTTCCGCGATGACGCTGCCGCGGATCGGTCTCGGCTGCATGTCGCTCAGCCACGCCTACGGCGTCGCGCCTCCTCCGGAGCAGGGTGAGCGGATGCTCCGAGAGGCTCTCGACGCCGGCGTGCGGCTGCTCGACACCGCCACGCTCTACGGCGGCGGGCGCAACGAGGAGCTCGTGGGTCGCGCCCTCAAGGGCCGCCGCGACCAGGTGGTGCTCGCCTCCAAGGGCGGCATGGCGATGGTCGACGGCGTGCGCACCATCGACGGGCGGCCCGAGACCCTGCGCGCGCAGGTCGACGCCTCGCTGACGCGGCTCGAGGTCGAGCGTATCGACCTGTACTACCTGCACCGCTGGGACCGGAACGTGCCGATCGGGGAGAGCGTCGGCGCGCTCGCGGAGGCGGTCGATGCCGGCAAGATCGGTGCGATCGGCCTGTCCGAGGTCTCGGTGGTCCGGCTTCGCGAGGCGCTGGAGGTGGCGCCCATCGCCGCCGTCCAGAACGAGTACTCGCTGTGGAGCCGCAACCCCGAGCTCGGCATGGTCGACGCGACCCGCGAGGCCGGTGTCGCGCTCGTCGCGTTCTCCCCGGTGGCCCGCGGCTTCCTGGCCGATGCGATCGCCGACCCCGACGCGCTCGCGCCGCAGGACATCCGTCGTCCGATGCCACGCTTCCAGCCCGACCACTGGCCCGCGAACGCGGCGCTGCTGCCCGCGTGGCGCGCGCTCGCGGCAGAAGCGGGGTGCACGCCCGCGCAGCTCGCTCTCGCGTGGGTGCTCTCGCGTGGCTCTCATGTCACGGCGATACCAGGGACGACGAACATCGCTCACCTGCGCGAGGACATGGCTGCGCTGCACATGACCGTCGACCTCGCGGTGCTCGCCCGAGCCGGCGAGCTGATCGACACCGCCACCGTGTCCGGGCCGCGCTACGCCGCGCAGCAGTCGGCGGAGGTGGATGCGGAGTCGTTCGACGACGACGCTCGCGGTCGCAGGCGCCCTGGCGGGTCCTGA
- a CDS encoding amidohydrolase family protein → MITDTPGRDTPAAQADATATTHGQTTGGFDKTPGWLDWYDGPTAPTFRLPDGAVDAHCHVFGPGGQFPFAPERKYTPCDASAEQLFALRDHLGFARNVIVQATCHGADNRALVDALNRSEGRARGVATVRRDVTDAQLAELHAAGVRGVRFNFVKRLVDRVPTDSLKETVERIAPLGWHVVIYFEAEDLPDLYDFFSSIPTDVVVDHMGRPDVTKDPDGPEFGLFLRFMRENPNVWTKVTCPERLSVTGPRALDGEQHAYTDVVPFARRVVEEFPDRVLWGTDWPHPNLKDHMPDDGLLVDHIPRIATTPDLQHRLLVDNPQRLYWPEGA, encoded by the coding sequence GTGATCACCGATACCCCCGGTCGTGACACGCCTGCCGCTCAGGCCGACGCCACTGCGACGACCCACGGCCAGACGACAGGCGGCTTCGACAAGACGCCGGGTTGGCTCGACTGGTACGACGGCCCCACCGCGCCCACCTTCCGCCTCCCGGACGGCGCGGTCGACGCGCATTGCCACGTGTTCGGTCCCGGCGGGCAGTTCCCCTTCGCCCCGGAGCGCAAGTACACCCCGTGCGACGCGTCGGCCGAGCAGCTGTTCGCTCTGCGTGACCACCTGGGCTTCGCTCGCAACGTGATAGTCCAGGCGACGTGCCACGGCGCTGACAACCGGGCTCTCGTCGACGCCCTGAACCGCAGCGAGGGTCGGGCGCGCGGCGTGGCCACCGTGCGGCGCGACGTCACGGACGCGCAGCTCGCCGAGCTCCACGCCGCAGGCGTGCGGGGGGTGCGCTTCAACTTCGTGAAGCGTCTCGTCGACCGTGTGCCCACCGACTCGCTCAAGGAGACCGTCGAGAGGATCGCCCCGCTCGGCTGGCACGTCGTCATCTACTTCGAGGCCGAGGACCTGCCCGACCTCTACGACTTCTTCTCCAGCATCCCGACCGACGTCGTCGTCGACCACATGGGACGGCCCGACGTGACGAAGGACCCCGACGGGCCGGAGTTCGGCCTATTCCTCCGCTTCATGCGCGAGAACCCGAACGTGTGGACCAAGGTGACGTGCCCTGAGCGGCTCTCCGTCACGGGCCCGCGCGCTCTCGACGGCGAGCAGCACGCCTACACGGATGTGGTGCCGTTCGCCCGACGTGTCGTCGAGGAGTTCCCCGACCGCGTGCTGTGGGGCACCGACTGGCCCCACCCGAACCTCAAGGACCACATGCCCGACGACGGGCTGCTGGTCGACCACATCCCCCGGATCGCCACGACGCCCGACCTGCAGCACCGGCTGCTCGTCGACAATCCCCAGCGCCTGTACTGGCCGGAAGGAGCATGA
- a CDS encoding tocopherol cyclase family protein, whose amino-acid sequence MAPESPLVAVSQSLTRTFRTFAATLHPDGYHGAYQGDAGFFEGWYVKLVSADRSARIAVIPGIFKGADGGPDEAFVQVLDGTTGDSWYEVFATSAFSADSRDFDVRVGPNTFGARGIAVDLAESRLRGDVRFTTPLDPWPVTLTSPGVMGRYAWVPVMECYHGLVSFGHALEGTLTLGDRELSFDGGRGYLEKDWGRAFPSAYVWMQTNHFSVPGVSLSASIAAIPWGRTRFRGFIVGLRMPGEGDGDLHRFATYTGARTASLEIDDVEVRWTMRARSGAVLRLRAERRRGGLLHAPVRTSMHRRVEETLDARVHVELRGSDGRVLFEDTGEAAGLEVHGDHGGLVAMPGRGVR is encoded by the coding sequence ATGGCACCGGAGTCCCCGCTCGTCGCCGTGTCGCAGTCGCTGACGCGCACGTTCCGCACGTTCGCCGCGACCCTTCACCCGGACGGCTACCACGGCGCCTACCAAGGAGACGCGGGCTTCTTCGAGGGCTGGTACGTCAAGCTCGTGTCCGCTGACCGCAGCGCGCGAATCGCCGTCATCCCCGGCATCTTCAAGGGTGCGGACGGCGGCCCTGATGAGGCGTTCGTGCAGGTGCTCGACGGCACCACGGGCGACTCCTGGTACGAGGTCTTCGCCACGTCGGCGTTCTCTGCGGACTCCAGGGATTTCGATGTGCGGGTGGGCCCGAACACGTTCGGCGCGCGCGGGATCGCGGTGGACCTGGCCGAGTCGAGGCTGCGCGGCGACGTCCGTTTCACCACGCCCCTGGATCCGTGGCCTGTCACGCTGACGTCGCCGGGAGTCATGGGCCGCTACGCGTGGGTGCCGGTGATGGAGTGCTATCACGGGCTCGTGTCCTTCGGGCATGCCTTGGAGGGCACGCTGACGCTCGGCGACCGCGAGCTGAGCTTCGACGGAGGGCGCGGCTACCTGGAGAAGGATTGGGGCAGGGCGTTCCCGTCGGCCTACGTGTGGATGCAGACCAACCACTTCTCGGTGCCGGGCGTGAGCCTGTCCGCGTCGATCGCAGCCATACCGTGGGGTCGCACCCGCTTCCGCGGGTTCATCGTCGGGCTGCGCATGCCCGGTGAGGGTGATGGCGATCTGCACCGGTTCGCCACCTACACGGGCGCACGCACCGCGTCGCTCGAGATCGACGACGTCGAGGTCAGGTGGACCATGCGCGCTCGCTCCGGTGCGGTGCTGCGCCTTCGTGCCGAGCGTCGTCGGGGCGGACTGCTTCACGCGCCGGTGCGCACGAGCATGCATCGCCGGGTGGAGGAGACCCTCGACGCGCGTGTCCACGTGGAGCTGCGGGGGTCCGACGGTCGTGTGCTCTTCGAGGACACCGGCGAGGCGGCGGGGCTGGAGGTCCATGGCGACCATGGCGGCCTGGTCGCGATGCCAGGTCGCGGGGTCCGCTAG
- a CDS encoding protocatechuate 4,5-dioxygenase subunit alpha/beta: protein MVLDKPYKNIPGTIIFDAEQARKGYHLNQFSMSLMKPENRERYLADRAAYVDEWPLTPAQRQAVLDLDLNAMMAEGGNIYFLSKIGATHGMSFQQMAGSMTGMSEAAYRDMMVGGGRRPEGVRLKDLDGWEPPSNEKATTMRPDAPAVYTSALFTSHVPAIGAAMDMGKTEEPYWKKMFAGYEWTRRWAKENTPDVIILVYNDHATAFDSNIIPTFVLGTGAYYPVADEGYGPRPVPDVHGHPELAAHIAQSVIQDDFDLTLVNEMVVDHGLTVPLSLVFGDVDEWPCKIIPLPVNVVQYPVPSGRRCYELGKAIRRALDKWDGEPLNVQIWGTGGMSHQLQGPRAGLINEEWDNAFLDHLIADPLGLTEWPHMEYVDEAGSEGIELVDWLIARGAMDDQFEGGAPTVDHRFYHVPASNTAVGHLVLSNPVRPGDAQAVAAGQTEGAQANDPAQEVVHA from the coding sequence ATGGTTCTCGACAAGCCCTACAAGAACATCCCCGGCACGATCATCTTCGATGCCGAGCAGGCCCGGAAGGGCTACCACCTCAACCAGTTCTCCATGTCGTTGATGAAGCCGGAGAACCGTGAGCGCTACCTGGCCGACCGCGCCGCCTACGTGGACGAGTGGCCGCTGACGCCCGCGCAGAGGCAGGCCGTGCTCGACCTGGACCTCAACGCGATGATGGCCGAGGGCGGCAACATCTACTTCCTGTCCAAGATCGGCGCCACGCACGGCATGAGCTTCCAGCAGATGGCCGGCTCCATGACGGGCATGAGCGAGGCCGCGTACCGCGACATGATGGTCGGCGGCGGCCGTCGGCCCGAGGGCGTGCGCCTCAAGGACCTGGACGGCTGGGAGCCCCCGTCGAACGAGAAGGCCACGACGATGCGACCGGACGCCCCGGCCGTCTACACCTCGGCCCTGTTCACCTCACACGTGCCCGCGATCGGCGCCGCGATGGACATGGGCAAGACCGAGGAGCCGTACTGGAAGAAGATGTTCGCCGGCTACGAGTGGACCCGCCGATGGGCCAAGGAGAACACGCCCGACGTGATCATCCTGGTCTACAACGACCACGCCACCGCGTTCGACTCGAACATCATCCCGACGTTCGTGCTGGGCACGGGTGCGTACTATCCGGTCGCCGACGAGGGCTACGGGCCGCGCCCCGTGCCGGATGTGCACGGCCACCCGGAGCTCGCCGCGCATATCGCGCAGTCCGTGATCCAGGACGACTTCGACCTCACCCTGGTCAACGAGATGGTCGTCGACCACGGGCTCACCGTGCCGCTGTCGCTCGTGTTCGGCGACGTGGACGAGTGGCCGTGCAAGATCATCCCGCTGCCCGTCAACGTGGTGCAGTACCCGGTGCCGTCGGGTCGTCGCTGCTACGAGCTGGGCAAGGCGATCCGCCGCGCGCTGGACAAGTGGGACGGCGAGCCGCTGAACGTGCAGATCTGGGGCACCGGCGGCATGAGCCACCAGCTCCAGGGTCCGCGCGCCGGCCTGATCAACGAGGAATGGGACAACGCGTTCCTGGACCACCTCATCGCCGACCCGCTGGGGCTGACGGAGTGGCCGCACATGGAGTACGTGGACGAGGCCGGGTCCGAGGGCATCGAGCTGGTGGACTGGCTGATCGCCCGCGGAGCGATGGACGACCAGTTCGAGGGCGGCGCGCCGACGGTGGACCACCGCTTCTATCACGTGCCCGCCTCCAACACGGCGGTCGGTCACCTGGTGCTGAGCAACCCGGTCCGCCCCGGCGACGCCCAGGCCGTGGCGGCGGGGCAGACTGAGGGCGCGCAGGCGAACGATCCCGCGCAGGAGGTGGTGCACGCGTGA
- a CDS encoding Gfo/Idh/MocA family oxidoreductase — translation MTSDRTRIAVVGAAGAFGRKHLDGLMNIPDAEVTVVSGTRPEPTQAVADKYGVPAAVVGLEEVLTRDDVDAVILATPTGLHASQLQAALEAGKHVQVEIPLADSFADAQAALAVAEASDLVSMVGHTRRFNPSHQWVHQRIAAGELGVQQMDVQTYFFRRTNTNAKGEPRSWTDHLLWHHAAHTVDLFAHQAGRIVQANAIQGPIHPALGIAMDMSVQLKAESGAICTLSLSFNNEGPFGTFFRYIGDTGTYIARYDDLVDGNEQPIDVSHVAVSMNGIELQDREFLAAIREGREPQSSVAQVFDCYRVLGELEEQLA, via the coding sequence GTGACGAGCGACAGGACACGGATCGCCGTCGTCGGCGCTGCAGGCGCCTTCGGACGCAAGCATCTCGACGGCCTCATGAACATCCCCGACGCCGAGGTCACGGTGGTCAGCGGCACCAGACCCGAGCCGACGCAGGCGGTGGCCGACAAGTACGGGGTGCCGGCGGCCGTCGTCGGCCTCGAGGAGGTCCTGACCAGGGACGATGTCGATGCCGTCATCCTCGCGACCCCCACCGGACTCCACGCGAGCCAGCTGCAGGCGGCGCTCGAGGCAGGCAAGCACGTGCAGGTGGAGATCCCGCTGGCGGACTCCTTCGCCGATGCCCAGGCGGCGCTCGCCGTCGCCGAGGCATCCGACCTGGTGTCGATGGTGGGACACACGCGTCGGTTCAACCCATCGCACCAGTGGGTGCACCAGCGGATCGCCGCCGGCGAGCTCGGCGTCCAGCAGATGGACGTGCAGACGTACTTCTTCCGACGCACGAACACGAACGCCAAGGGCGAGCCGCGCTCGTGGACGGACCACCTGCTGTGGCATCACGCCGCGCACACGGTGGACCTGTTCGCCCACCAGGCGGGCCGCATCGTCCAGGCCAACGCCATCCAGGGCCCGATCCACCCTGCGCTGGGCATCGCCATGGACATGTCGGTCCAGCTCAAGGCGGAGTCGGGCGCGATCTGCACCCTGTCCCTGTCGTTCAACAACGAGGGTCCGTTCGGCACGTTCTTCCGCTACATCGGCGACACCGGCACCTACATCGCCCGGTACGACGACCTGGTGGATGGCAACGAGCAGCCCATCGACGTCTCGCATGTCGCGGTGAGCATGAACGGCATCGAGCTGCAGGACCGCGAGTTTCTCGCGGCGATCCGCGAGGGCCGCGAGCCTCAGTCCTCCGTGGCCCAGGTGTTCGACTGCTACCGGGTGCTCGGCGAGCTGGAGGAGCAGCTCGCGTGA